The Aspergillus chevalieri M1 DNA, chromosome 5, nearly complete sequence genome includes a region encoding these proteins:
- the VPS55 gene encoding Vps55 family protein (COG:U;~EggNog:ENOG410PQQA;~InterPro:IPR007262;~PFAM:PF04133;~TransMembrane:3 (i7-29o71-90i102-122o)) translates to MTAGLKTIIGLSFVLAIGFLLVILSSAIWHNFLPLTVVATYVVAPLPNWICARCANPDDFIDNSGNSVADFGRFLTGFLVLMGIALPAVLAHSGAIEIPAMVMSIIGGLLIYGTIISFSMFFQEQEEF, encoded by the exons ATGACGGCAGGCCTCAAGACCATTATCGGTCTTTCATTT GTCCTCGCAATCGGATTCCTTCTTGTCATCCTTTCCTCGGCCATCTGGCACAACTTCCTTCCGTTGACCGTCGTTGCAACTTACGTTGTCGCGCCTCTCCCCAATTGGATCTGCGCCCGATGTGCGAACCCAGACGACTTCATTGACAATTCGGGTAACTCGGTGGCTGATTTCGGGCGGTTCTTGACTGGATTCCTGGTGCTGATGGGTATTG CCCTCCCCGCAGTACTGGCGCACAGCGGCGCGATCGAGATCCCTGCGATGGTCATGTCGATTATCGGTGGTCTGCTTATTTACGGGACGATTATCAGCTTCTCGATGTTTTTCCAGGAACAAGAAGAATTCTAA
- the pre5 gene encoding proteasome core particle subunit alpha 6 (BUSCO:EOG09264441;~COG:O;~EggNog:ENOG410PHF0;~InterPro:IPR029055,IPR035144,IPR001353,IPR023332, IPR000426;~MEROPS:MER0000549;~PFAM:PF00227,PF10584;~go_component: GO:0005839 - proteasome core complex [Evidence IEA];~go_component: GO:0019773 - proteasome core complex, alpha-subunit complex [Evidence IEA];~go_process: GO:0006511 - ubiquitin-dependent protein catabolic process [Evidence IEA];~go_process: GO:0051603 - proteolysis involved in cellular protein catabolic process [Evidence IEA]): MFRNNYDNDAVTFSPQGRIFQVEYAQEAVKQGSVVVGLVNKTHVVLVGLKRNAEELSSYQRKIIEIDSHMGVAIAGLASDARVLSNFMKQQSLGSRMTYGRPIPVERIVSQISDRAQLNTQQYGRRPYGVGLLVAGVDESGPHLFDFQPSGMTYEMSACAIGARSQMARTYLERNLDKFADSSRDELITHGLRALKETLSQDKELTVDNTSVGVVGLAPEGSKGRIESFKLYDGQTIAPLLEALEQTESGETREGEMEVDS, translated from the exons ATGTTCAGAAACAACTACGACAATGATGCGGTCACCTT CTCCCCGCAAGGCCGGATATTCCAAGTCGAATACGCACAAGAAGCAGTTAAGCAAGGTTCAGTCGTGGTGGGGCTTGTCAACAAGACACATGTTGTCCTGGTCGGCTTAAAG CGAAATGCCGAAGAGCTATCGTCGTATCAGAGAAAGATCATCGAAATCGACTCGCACATGGGTGTTGCTATCGCCGGTCTGGCATCGGATGCCCGTGTGCTTTCCAACTTCATGAAGCAACAGTCGCTCGGTTCCCGAATGACCTACGGCCGCCCTATTCCCGTTGAGCGGATCGTTTCTCAGATCAGTGACCGTGCCCAGCTTAACACCCAGCAATACGGAAGACGGCCATATGGTGTGGGGTTGCTCGTTGCCGGAGTTGACGAATCGGGGCCCCATCTGTTTGACTTCCAGCCTTCGGGAATGACATATGAAATGTCTGCTTGTGCCATCGGAGCCCGGTCGCAGATGGCCCGGACGTACTTGGAGCGGAATCTGGACAAGTTCGCTGACAGCAGTCGGGACGAGCTGATTACACATGGTCTGCGGGCTTTGAAGGAGACTCTTTCTCAGGATAAGGAGCTTACTGTTGACAACACTTCGGTTGGCGTGGTTGGATTGGCCCCCGAGGGTTCCAAGGGCCGGATCGAGAGCTTTAAGCTATATGACGGCCAGACTATCGCACCACTGCTGGAAGCTCTGGAACAGACGGAGTCTGGGGAGACTAGAGAGGGGGAGATGGAAGTTGATTCATAA
- a CDS encoding LOG family protein (COG:S;~EggNog:ENOG410PHUH;~InterPro:IPR031100,IPR005269;~PFAM:PF03641) → MASAEIKRPVVCVFCGSVSGNDPAHLEVARNLAYEFHKHNIQLVYGGGTSGLMGEIARTLVRLSGPESVHGVIPRALIRIEPGYDNAQKANQHEHKTMSHGKDAERVLNDPVNKAALLQESEYGMTTITPDMHTRKRLMATKVMKGGPGSGFVTLAGGFGTIEEVMEMTTWNQLGIHRRPIILMNVNGYWDGLLVWVRNAVEKGYIGPANSQILVEAKEVTEVWGKLLGYNASCGQMQLNWGDE, encoded by the exons ATGGCTAGCGCCGAAATCAAGCGCCCCGTGGTCTGCGTCTT CTGCGGCTCCGTCTCCGGCAACGACCCAGCGCACCTCGAAGTCGCCCGCAACCTCGCTTACGAATTCCACAAACACAACATCCAACTCGTCTACGGCGGCGGCACATCGGGCCTAATGGGCGAAATTGCCCGCACCCTCGTGCGCCTATCCGGCCCCGAATCCGTCCACGGCGTGATCCCGCGCGCCCTGATCCGCATCGAACCGGGCTACGACAACGCCCAAAAGGCCAACCAGCACGAACACAAGACCATGTCTCACGGCAAGGATGCAGAGCGCGTGCTTAACGACCCCGTCAACAAGGCTGCGTTGCTGCAGGAGTCTGAGTACGGGATGACGACTATCACGCCGGACATGCATACACGGAAGAGGTTGATGGCGACGAAGGTTATGAAGGGGGGTCCCGGGAGTGGGTTTGTAACGCTGGCGGGTGGGTTCGGCACAATTGAGGAGGTTATGGAGATGACTACTTGGAATCAGTTGGGGATTCATCGGCGGCCGATTATTTTGATGAATGTTAATGGATATTGGGatgggttgttggtgtggGTGAGGAATGCGGTTGAGAAGGGGTATATTGGGCCTGCTAATTCGCAGATTTTGGTCGAGGCTAAGGAGGTTACGGAGGTTTGGGGGAAGCTCCTTGGGTATAATGCTAGCTGTGGACAGATGCAGCTGAACTGGGGTGATGAGTAG
- the med6 gene encoding mediator complex subunit MED6 (BUSCO:EOG09264S40;~COG:K;~EggNog:ENOG410PPD9;~InterPro:IPR016612,IPR007018,IPR038566;~PFAM:PF04934;~go_component: GO:0016592 - mediator complex [Evidence IEA];~go_function: GO:0003712 - transcription coregulator activity [Evidence IEA];~go_process: GO:0006357 - regulation of transcription by RNA polymerase II [Evidence IEA]), with product MATGQDASLEEILWRSPPHVQMMGGFLHSNNILFYFAESPFFDATSNNASLAIQANYNETFRHFVETREAFEGRLSTMQGLEFVVAYDPLQAAAQSETSFAHEPSNIWVIRKQTRRKRSGLDDEVVVLSTFFVVGDCIYMAPSVASVIGNRILSAVTSLTSLLKTASTLPSFTPSYGHTYMPPTIKSSETSQSGIQPQISKDDSTPMPEGESQGKTSLQGTTTSNIGSTVQDTRTLAESFNLLSRYGDEFMDESPLVGEPGSFILSRSGDVDRTTKQGLQPPTATTGTATNAPTRVGTPQVRVETPGKSDKGGSTPISDEKLRKKKSKIGV from the exons ATGGCAACAGGCCAAGATGCCTCCCTGGAGGAGATCCTCTGGCGGTCTCCTCCGCACGTCCAGATGATGGGAGGCTTTTTACATTCAAACAACA TCCTATTCTACTTCGCCGAATCCCCCTTCTTCGACGCAACCTCCAACAACGCCTCCCTCGCCATCCAAGCCAACTACAATGAAACCTTCCGCCATTTTGTCGAAACCCGCGAAGCCTTCGAGGGCCGATTAAGCACAATGCAAGGATTAGAGTTTGTGGTTGCGTATGATCCGTTGCAGGCAGCGGCACAGTCCGAGACGAGCTTTGCGCACGAACCGTCGAATATCTGGGTAATTCGGAAACAAACGAGGCGGAAACGCAGTGGGCtggatgatgaggttgtGGTATTGTCGACGTTTTTCGTGGTGGGGGATTGTATCTATATGGCGCCGTCTGTGGCGAGTGTTATTGGGAATCGGATT CTTTCGGCTGTTACGTCTTTGACGAGTTTGTTGAAGACGGCGTCTACGCTGCCAAGCTTTACGCCGTCGTATGGGCATACCTATATGCCTCCTACGATAAAATCAAGCGAGACGAGTCAATCGGGGATACAACCGCAGATAAGCAAAGATGATAGCACGCCCATGCCCGAGGGAGAATCCCAAGGAAAGACATCCTTACAAGGAACAACCACTAGCAACATCGGCTCGACGGTACAGGATACAAGGACACTGGCAGAGTCATTCAACCTCCTCTCACGGTACGGCGACGAATTCATGGACGAGAGCCCGTTAGTTGGAGAGCCAGGGTCTTTCATCTTGTCACGGTCAGGAGATGTGGACAGAACTACAAAGCAAGGTCTACAACCGCCGACAGCAACGACCGGCACAGCTACTAATGCTCCTACGAGAGTTGGGACGCCACAAGTTAGGGTTGAGACACCTGGGAAGTCGGACAAAGGAGGGAGCACGCCTATTTCTGACGAGAAGCtgcgaaagaagaagagtaAGATTGGAGTTTGA